The Microterricola viridarii nucleotide sequence CCGCGCGCGGCGACCTGTCAAACCACCCGGGCACCGCGCCCGCGCACCGAGGAGACACGCATGACTGAGCTGCCGACCACCGCCCGGGGCGCCGCGCCCGAGGCCCTCTGCATCGGCGAGACGATGGTGATGCTCGTGCCGGAGCCGGGGGAGCCGTTGGCGCACGCGGAATCCGTCGCCACGCACATCGGCGGCGCCGAGTCCAACGTCGCCTCTGGCCTGGCCAGCCTCGGCATCGGCGCCGAGTGGTTCAGCCGCCTCGGCGCCGACCCGCTGGCCGCGCGCATCCTCGGCGAGCTGCAGGCACGCGGCGTCGACACCCGCGGCGTCACGACCGATCCCAGCCGGCCCACCGGCCTCTACCTCAAAGACCACGGTTCCGGCTCCAGCCGGGTGTACTACTACCGTGCGGGCTCCGCGGCCTCGGCCCTCGGCCCCGCCGACCTCGACGCCCTCGCCCTGGAGAGCCGCCGCCTCGTGCACGTCTCCGGCATCACCGCTGCCCTCTCCGACAGCTGCGACGCGCTGCTGCAGCGCATCCTCGTCGAGCGGGCCGCTGCCATCACCGCCGCCGTCAGCTTCGACGTCAACTATCGCCCGGCGCTGTGGGGCATCGCCGAGGCGGCGCCGCGCCTGCTCGAGCTGGCCCGCGCCGCCGACCTCGTCATCGTCGGCCGCGACGAGGCCGAGACGCTCTGGGGAACGACCGACGCCGCCAGCGTGCGGGCGCTGATCCCGGATGCCGCGCAGCTCGTCGTGAAGGACGCGGAGTTCGGCGCCACCCAGTTCGACGCGCACGGCGCCAGCTACGTGCCCGCGCTGCGCGTGGACGTGGTCGAGGCCGTCGGCGCCGGCGATGCCTTCGCGGCCGGCTACCTCGCCGCCTGGCTGAGCGGCACCGACACGGCGACGGCGCTCCGGCTCGGCCACATCATGGCCGGGTACACCCTCGGCGCGGTCAGCGACATCGTCGACCTGCCGTCCCCCGAGCTGCTGTTCGCGCTCGCCCAGACTCCCGACGACGAGTGGCAGGCGCTGCGGCTGCCCGCCCCCTCCGTCGTCTCCCACCGCTCCCAGCCCACCACGTAGAAAGAGGCCACCATGGCGAACGACATCGAAACCCTGCTCGGCGAATCGCCGATCATGGCCATCCTCCGCAATATGACACCGGACGCGGCCGTCGCCCTCGCTCACCGCGCCTGGGACCTCGGCATCGACCTCGTCGAGGTGCCGATCCAGACCCCGGATGCCGTGCCCAGCCTGGAGGCCGTCATCCGCGCCGGAGCCGAGCGCGGCAAGCTCGTCGGCTCCGGCACGATCGTCACGGTGGAGCAGGTGGAGGTGAGCAAGCGCCTCGGCGCCGCGTTCTCGGTGGCGCCCGGCCTGAACCGGGACGTGGCCGAGGCCAGCACGCGCCTCGCCGTGCCGCACCTGCCCGGCATCGCGACCGCCACCGAGATCCAGGACGCCGTCGGCATGGGCTTCACCTGGGTGAAGGCGTTCCCGGCCGCGGTGCTCGGCACAAGTTGGTTCGCCACCATGCGAGGGCCGTTCCCGAACGTGCGCTTCGTGGCCACCGGTGGAATGGATGCCGGCAACGCCCGCGCCTTCCTCGCGGCCGGCGTCTCGACCGTCGCCGTCGGCGCGGCCCTCGCCGACCCGAACCAGGTCGACCTCCTCGCCGAGATCCTCGCGGAACCGCGCTCATGAGCCACCCGCTGGACATCGCGCCGAGCTGGGCGGACAAGGGCATCTGGCGGCCGGAGGGGGAACCCAGCGCCGATCTCGAGGGCCATCTGGCCGAGCGGCCCGCACTTTTCGGAGGCAGCAGCGCCTGGCCGGTCATGGTTCTGCGCGAGGAGGAACTCGCCCACAACCTCGCCGCCCTCGCCGCATTCTCTGAACGGCATGAGCTGCTGTTCGCGCCGCACGGCAAGACCTCGATGGCGCCACAGCTCTGGCAGCGCCAGATCGACGCGGGCGCCTGGGGCATCACCGTGGCGACCCCGGCACAGCTCCTCATCGCGCGCCGGGCCGGTATCGCCCGGGTGCTGCTGGCCAACGAGGTTCTCGACACGACCGCGCTCGACTGGATCGCCGCCGAGCTGGCCACGGAGCCCGGCTTCGAGTTCGCCTGCCTCGTGGACTCCGCGGCCGGCGTGCGCGCGGCGGCGGCGGCCGGCCTCGCACACGGCCTGGACTCCGCGCGCGGCGGGTTCCCGGTGCTCATCGACCTCGGCTTCCCCGGCGGGCGCACAGGGTTGCGCAGTGTCGCCGAGGCGCGCGAGCTCGCCGGGCTGGTCGCCGCCACCCCCGGCATCCGGATCGCGGGCGTCTCCTCCTACGAGGGAGGGCTGCCCACCGTCGAGGAGGTGCAGGACTACTTCGCCCGCGTGCGCACCCTCGTCGAGGAGCTCGCCGCCGCCGGCCAGCTGCCCGCCGACGCGATCGTCACCGCCGGAGGCAGCGCCTACTTCGATCAGGTCGCCAGTGAGCTCTCGATCGGCTGGGCACGCGGGGTGCTGCCCGGCGCCCGGGTCGTGCTGCGCAGCGGCGCCTACGTCAGCCACGACCACGGCACATACGTGCGCAAGACGGCATACAACCGCATCCCCGCCGAGGGCGCCCTCGCCGGCGCGCTCCAGGTGTGGGCGCAGGTGCTCTCGGCACCCGAACCCGGGCTCGCCCTCGTCGGCATGGGCAAGCGCGACGCCCCCTACGACTCGGGGCTGCCCGTCCCGCTGCTGCTGCGCCGCGCGGATGCCGCAGGCCGGCTGGCCGAGTCGGTGAACGAGTCGATCGCCGGCGCCGAGATCACGGCGCTCGACGATCACCACGGCTACCTGAAACTGCCAGAGGGGGTTACGGTGCAGCCCGGCGACCTCGTCGCCTTCGGCATCTCGCACCCGTGCACGGCGTTCGACAAGTGGCGCAACATCCCCGTGGTCGACGCCAACGATACGATCGTCGACGTCGTGCGCACCTATCTCTAACGCACGACCCCGCCAGCTCCAAAGCATTCCCTGAAAGGCATACTCATGAACGCAACGCTCCTTGTCGGCGGATACACCGGTGATTCCGGAGCCGGGGTCGGCATCGAGACGGTGCGGGCGCGGAGCGCCGCCGGGCTCGAGGCGGTCGGTACCGCCGTGCCGGCCGACTCGCCGTCTTACCTCGCGCGACACCCGCGCCTCGACGTCGTCTACGCCGCGTGCGAGCAGATCGCCGAGGTGCGGGCGTTCACCGTGCGCGACGGCGGCCAGGTGCTCGAGCCGCTCGGCGCGGCCTGGGGGGCGGGCAGCCTGGTCTGTCACGTCGCCGTGGACCCGCACGGCCGCTGGCTCGTCGCGAGCAGCTACGGCGACGGCGTCGTGCACCTGTACACCCTCGACGAGAACGGGGCGATTACAGCCAGCTTCGAGGGCCCGGCCGCGATCGACCGCGCAGCTGCCGCGGCCGGCACCCCGCCCCGCCCGAGTCGGGCGCACGCCGCCCTCGCCCTCCCGGACGGCCGCATTGCCACGACCGACCTCGGGCATGATCTGCTGCGCATCTGGAGCGTGGTCGAGGGCGCCGGCGGGCTCGCGCTCGCGTTGGAGCAGGAGCTGGCGCTGCCCGCCGGGAGCGGGCCGCGCCTGTTGGACCTGCACCCGAACGGCTGCATCTACATCATCACCGAGTACTCCATCGAGATCCTCGTCGTCGCTCCGAACCCCGCGGACGACACATATTCACTCGCAGGCATATTCCCGATCCTGACCGACGGCGAGGCGCCGGCCGAGGGCGACGCGGGCGGACACATCAGCATCGACGCGGACGCCGCCCGCGTCTACCTGACGGTGCGCCGGCGCAACACGCTGCACACCTTCGGAATCGCGGATGACGGCCGCACGCCGCACCCGCTGGCCGAGACCGCCAGCGGCGGCAGCTGGCCGCGGCACCACCTGCAGCAGGGCGACCAGCTCCACGTCACGAACCAGCTCTCGAACATCGTCACCACCTTCCAGCTCGACGCCGACGGCATCCCGCGCTCCGTGCTCGGCGAGCTCGCCACCGGCTCGCCCAGCTGCCTCCTCCCGCTCTAGGCGCCCGTCGGTCACCAACCCCGCACGCAGCCCGCCCGCCCCGTCGGCTCGAGGGCGCGCCAGCGACCGAAGCCAACCCTCGCCCCCGCCCCAATCCGCCATTCCCCGAACTCCCTCAGATCGGCCTGCCCGTTCCGCGACGAACGAACATAGACTGGCGACGAGGGAGCTCGTCGGAATCGGGGTCGTTTCACTCGGGGTCGGCACTTGGCTCTCGAACTGTGGAGCGACGATGGGGAGTTACACGTGCAGCACACCGACATTCCGAGCAGAGACAGCATCCTGAGCCTCGCCACCGCGCGAGATCCACTGAGCGTGTCGATCTATCTGCCGACCAGCCCATTGCCGCAGGAGTCCGAAGCCTCCCGCATCGCCCTGCGCAACCAGGTCGATGAGGCGCAACGCCAGCTGCTTGCGGTCGGGGCCGACAAACGCGAGGTGGCCGCGATCACCGAGCAGATCGGCGACTTCATCGCCGACCGCGCGTTCTGGACCCACCTCTCCAACAGCCTCGCGATCTTCGTGACGCCGACCTCGTTGAAGACCTACCGCCTGCCGAACCGCCTCGAGGCGGCCGTCGAGGTGGCCGACCGCTTCTACGTGAAGCCGTTGATGCGGGCGGCGACCTTCCCGCAGACCGCCTACGTGCTCGCCCTCGCCCAGAACTCCGTGCGGCTGCTGGAGATCAGCGCCGACGACGTCCCGCACCGCATCACGGTGGACGGCATGCCGGAGAACGTCGCAGACGGCGCCGGGCTCGACCCGATCGCGGGTCGTTCACCGGTCGGCCACCAGACGGGAGGGCGCGCGGGCGGTGGCAATACCCCCGCCGGGCGGGTTCAGGGTGCAGAGGGGCAGAAGGTGCGCATGGCCGAGTACTCGCGCGCGATCGTGCGCGCGCTCCGGCCGCTGTTCAACGGCCTGAACGTGCCGCTGATCATCGCCGGGGCCGAGCCGCTCGTCAGCATCTTCCGCAGCGTCGCCACCTACCCGCACCTGGCTAGCCAGACGATCACGGGCAATCCGGAGGAGATTCCGGATGCCGATCTGGCGGCATC carries:
- a CDS encoding sugar kinase, with product MTELPTTARGAAPEALCIGETMVMLVPEPGEPLAHAESVATHIGGAESNVASGLASLGIGAEWFSRLGADPLAARILGELQARGVDTRGVTTDPSRPTGLYLKDHGSGSSRVYYYRAGSAASALGPADLDALALESRRLVHVSGITAALSDSCDALLQRILVERAAAITAAVSFDVNYRPALWGIAEAAPRLLELARAADLVIVGRDEAETLWGTTDAASVRALIPDAAQLVVKDAEFGATQFDAHGASYVPALRVDVVEAVGAGDAFAAGYLAAWLSGTDTATALRLGHIMAGYTLGAVSDIVDLPSPELLFALAQTPDDEWQALRLPAPSVVSHRSQPTT
- a CDS encoding lactonase family protein, translated to MNATLLVGGYTGDSGAGVGIETVRARSAAGLEAVGTAVPADSPSYLARHPRLDVVYAACEQIAEVRAFTVRDGGQVLEPLGAAWGAGSLVCHVAVDPHGRWLVASSYGDGVVHLYTLDENGAITASFEGPAAIDRAAAAAGTPPRPSRAHAALALPDGRIATTDLGHDLLRIWSVVEGAGGLALALEQELALPAGSGPRLLDLHPNGCIYIITEYSIEILVVAPNPADDTYSLAGIFPILTDGEAPAEGDAGGHISIDADAARVYLTVRRRNTLHTFGIADDGRTPHPLAETASGGSWPRHHLQQGDQLHVTNQLSNIVTTFQLDADGIPRSVLGELATGSPSCLLPL
- a CDS encoding baeRF11 domain-containing protein, with the translated sequence MQHTDIPSRDSILSLATARDPLSVSIYLPTSPLPQESEASRIALRNQVDEAQRQLLAVGADKREVAAITEQIGDFIADRAFWTHLSNSLAIFVTPTSLKTYRLPNRLEAAVEVADRFYVKPLMRAATFPQTAYVLALAQNSVRLLEISADDVPHRITVDGMPENVADGAGLDPIAGRSPVGHQTGGRAGGGNTPAGRVQGAEGQKVRMAEYSRAIVRALRPLFNGLNVPLIIAGAEPLVSIFRSVATYPHLASQTITGNPEEIPDADLAASARLILDEIYAAQLAALRDNFADRHANGRASTDLSDVARAATFGAIETLFVDIDRSIPGRIDSESGAVTVADEDNAVNYGVVDEILRRALLSGSQIFAVRAEDVPGGGAFAATLRFAA
- a CDS encoding bifunctional 4-hydroxy-2-oxoglutarate aldolase/2-dehydro-3-deoxy-phosphogluconate aldolase, which produces MANDIETLLGESPIMAILRNMTPDAAVALAHRAWDLGIDLVEVPIQTPDAVPSLEAVIRAGAERGKLVGSGTIVTVEQVEVSKRLGAAFSVAPGLNRDVAEASTRLAVPHLPGIATATEIQDAVGMGFTWVKAFPAAVLGTSWFATMRGPFPNVRFVATGGMDAGNARAFLAAGVSTVAVGAALADPNQVDLLAEILAEPRS
- a CDS encoding alanine racemase, encoding MSHPLDIAPSWADKGIWRPEGEPSADLEGHLAERPALFGGSSAWPVMVLREEELAHNLAALAAFSERHELLFAPHGKTSMAPQLWQRQIDAGAWGITVATPAQLLIARRAGIARVLLANEVLDTTALDWIAAELATEPGFEFACLVDSAAGVRAAAAAGLAHGLDSARGGFPVLIDLGFPGGRTGLRSVAEARELAGLVAATPGIRIAGVSSYEGGLPTVEEVQDYFARVRTLVEELAAAGQLPADAIVTAGGSAYFDQVASELSIGWARGVLPGARVVLRSGAYVSHDHGTYVRKTAYNRIPAEGALAGALQVWAQVLSAPEPGLALVGMGKRDAPYDSGLPVPLLLRRADAAGRLAESVNESIAGAEITALDDHHGYLKLPEGVTVQPGDLVAFGISHPCTAFDKWRNIPVVDANDTIVDVVRTYL